One window of the Colletotrichum lupini chromosome 9, complete sequence genome contains the following:
- a CDS encoding vacuolar protein sorting-associated protein 62, giving the protein MAASAPAFKQAFSPQRLCLLAGFLICSTVAGPAIGADLRCPDYVIQHAPLIWLHSDDPYMPSDLLTHVQHTFPALDGKPIPDIPILDLDNLEILNKFGDEVALTSNDDPLSYPEWIHGATPDADGRINNATPCVVVLVEKGERDLDAFYFYFYSFNEGMNISQVLEPFNRMVKGEKVQSGMHFGDHVGDWEHNMIRFQDGKPTGIYYSQHVDGASFKWDDSALSKTDGRPIVYSARGSHANYPTRGDQIHNSVLVDYCDEGRRWDPILSAYFYHFDQESFTVTRLDPPAKSSPTPPPSSNLTSFFYYSGRWGDIAYPASDPRQEIVSKFGIKRIESGPTGPRHKHLVRKGLKPDQRRKMGWMEWSVGIYMSLYPCCLRGWRRWVFMGLVIAVLSGAVIGAVVAVKKYRNRKYTRLHAEDIPLDDFALEDEALLSSSDEEDAGKSSKFAKRH; this is encoded by the exons ATGGCCGCTTCAGCGCCTGCTTTTAAGCAGGCATTCTCACCACAGCGGCTTTGTCTCCTCGCCGGCTTCTTGATATGCTCCACTGTCGCCGGGCCGGCGATCGGCGCGGATCTCCGGTGTCCCGATTACGTCATCCAGCACG CACCTCTCATCTGGCTTCACTCCGATGATCCTTACATGCCTAGCGACCTTTTGACGCATGTCCAACACACTTTCCCGGCACTAGACGGAAAACCCATCCCGGATATCCCCATTCTCGACCTGGACAACTTGGAAATACTCAACAAGTTTGGAGACGAAGTAGCTCTCACATCGAACGACGATCCACTGAGCTACCCGGAATGGATTCACGGTGCGACTCCCGACGCTGATGGCAGAATCAACAACGCAACACCATGCGTTGTGGTTCTCGTCGAGAAGGGAGAGCGGGACCTGGATGCGTTTTACTTCTACTTCTACTCATTCAACGAGGGCATGAACATCAGCCAAGTTCTAGAACCATTCAACCGGATGGTCAAGGGCGAGAAGGTGCAGTCAGGAATGCACTTTGGTGATCATGTCGGAGATTGGGAACACAACATGATTCGATTCCAAGATGGGAAGCCCACTGGAATCTACTACAGTCAGCACGTGGATGGCGCCTCTTTCAAGTGGGATGATTCAGCCCTCTCAAAGACCGATGGAAGG CCTATTGTGTACAGCGCACGCGGATCTCATGCCAACTATCCAACCCGCGG CGATCAAATTCACAACTCTGTATTGGTCGACTACTGCGACGAAGGACGAAGATGGGACCCCATTCTCTCGGCATACTTCTACCACTTCGATCAAGAGTCCTTCACCGTCACTAGACTAGATCCACCAGCCAAGTCATCACCAACTCCACCACCATCCTCCAACTTGACATCCTTCTTCTACTACTCCGGCCGATGGGGAGACATAGCGTACCCAGCTTCCGATCCCCGCCAGGAAATCGTATCGAAGTTCGGAATCAAGAGGATTGAGTCTGGCCCGACTGGCCCACGACATAAGCACCTTGTTCGAAAGGGCCTCAAGCCAGACCAAAGGCGCAAGATGGGATGGATGGAGTGGAGCGTCGGCATTTACATGTCCTTGTACCCGTGTTGTCTAAGAGGATGGAGGAGGTGGGTATTCATGGGGCTGGTCATTGCAGTGCTATCGGGAGCTGTCATTGGAGCAGTCGTTGCTGTGAAGAAGTATAGAAACAGGAAGTACACGAGATTACATGCGGAGGATATACCACTAGACGACTTTGCCCTGGAAGATGAAGCACTTCTGTCTTCGTCTGACGAGGAAGATGCGGGTAAATCATCCAAGTTTGCTAAGCGACATTAA
- a CDS encoding major facilitator superfamily transporter, whose protein sequence is MSSPQDIEAPAVDEKKIAIVSDQDQSDTTSERNGETDLVAVEGQYTKEEYHKLKRKVDKYLLPLMWICYGIQQTDKTALGTQAIFGLRQDTGLKGQEYSWLTTIFYITYMCFEFPSNIVLQRYKMGRTLSVYMICWGIIVLCIGFAQNFTHLIVLRALQGAFECCISPGFMLLVGTWYKTREHASRSLVFQSANAGFGVIASLIMYAIGASTQHKEGAQPWRYISFFLGSLTTAIGCLCLFLLGTPSEVRWLTQAEKDMASARIISNNTGHDRTAIKGWKWKQVGECCRDPIFWFAGVNAFLSSVPNGGLTTFGSIIMTSFGFNNLQTILIDIPRSVMSVLIFICVGLLTSKKANLRLWIMATSVLPPFAGFLGMSLLPNDPAIKWTKWGCYFITVPFVLGLFLAWTLIPSNIAGRTKRTMTSSFTFVGYCVGNMVGSQIFKAQDAPKYTPGTIGCAICFGIQFALILTWRFVLVRRNKQRDAAMAVDGLTVEERAKRGKELGEQDYTDFENPYVIPLHTLECLRVEYSPVSFRS, encoded by the exons ATGTCTTCCCCCCAAGACATCGAGGCTCCCGCCGTGGATGAGAAGAAGATCGCCATCGTCTCGGACCAGGATCAATCCGACACCACCAGCGAGCGCAATGGCGAGACCGACCTCG TCGCCGTGGAAGGCCAGTACACAAAGGAGGAATACCACAAGCTCAAGAGAAAGGTCGACAAGTACCTCCTCCCCCTGATGTGGATATGCTACGGCATCCAGCAAACCGACAAGACGGCGCTCGGCACCCAGGCCATCTTTGGTCTCCGTCAAGACACAGGACTCAAGGGCCAGGAATACAGCTGGCTGACAACAATCTTCT ACATCACATACATGTGCTTCGAATTCCCAAGCAACATCGTCCTCCAGCGCTACAAGATGGGCCGCACCCTCTCCGTCTACATGATCTGCTGGGGCATCATTGTCCTCTGCATCGGCTTCGCCCAGAACTTCACCCACCTCATTGTTCTCCGCGCGCTGCAGGGCGCGTTCGAGTGCTGCATCTCGCCCGGCTTCATGTTGCTGGTCGGCACGTGGTACAAGACGCGCGAGCACGCCTCGAGGTCTCTCGTCTTTCAGAGCGCGAATGCTGGGTTCGGCGTCATTGCCTCGCTCATCATGTACGCTATCGGCGCGTCGACGCAGCATAAGGAGGGGGCTCAGCCGTGGAGGTATATTTCGTTT TTCTTGGGTAGCTTGACGACTGCCATTGGCTGTCTTTGTCTGTTCCTCCTTGGTACGCCGTCCGAAGTGAGGTGGTTGACCCAGGCTGAGAAGGACATG GCGAGCGCGCGCATCATCTCCAACAATACCGGTCACGATCGCACCGCAATCAAGGGGTGGAAGTGGAAGCAGGTCGGCGAATGCTGCCGCGATCCCATCTTCTGGTTCGCCGGCGTGAATGCCTTCCTGAGCTCTGTTCCTAACGGCGGTCTCACCACCTTTGGCAGCATCATCATGACTTCCTTTGGCTTCA ACAACCTCCAAACCATCCTCATCGACATCCCCCGATCCGTAATGTCCGTCTTAATCTTTATCTGCGTCGGCCTCCTCACCAGCAAAAAAGCCAATCTCCGCCTCTGGATCATGGCAACCTCCGTCCTGCCCCCCTTCGCAGGCTTCCTCGGCATGTCCCTCCTCCCCAATGACCCAGCAATCAAGTGGACCAAATGGGGCTGCTACTTCATCACCGTGCCCTTCGTCCTCGGCCTCTTCCTCGCCTGGACCCTGATCCCGAGCAATATTGCCGGCCGCACCAAGCGCACCATGACGTCCAGCTTCACCTTTGTCGGGTACTGCGTGGGTAACATGGTCGGCAGCCAGATCTTCAAGGCGCAGGATGCGCCAAAGTATACCCCTGGAACGATTGGGTGCGCGATCTGCTTTGGAATACAGTTTGCGTTGATTTTGACGTGGCGGTTTGTGTTGGTGAGGAGGAATAAGCAGAGAGATGCTGCTATGGCTGTTGATGGGTTGACTGTGGAGGAGAGAGCGAAGAGGGGTAAGGAGCTTGGGGAGCAGGATTACACCGATTTCGAGAACCCTTATGTGA TTCCGTTACACACTCTAGAATGCCTTCGGGTGGAATACAGCCCAGTTTCATTTAGGTCGTAG